Below is a window of Anaerobacillus alkaliphilus DNA.
TGATAACGGTCATGACCGATGCGACCTTAATAAGAAGATTATTCCTTATGTTCCGGTGCCAATTCCAGAGCGAATTCAATTGATACGAACATAGATGTGCTTTCAGTCTAGGCACTTCTTCCCTGAATGACGTAGGTCAATTTACTACTCTCTTTCTTCATCTTTTTCAATATGAAATTCGTTTTCAATTATAGTTTATTTTTTTCATAAAGGCAAATGTTCTTTAAAGTGACTATTACTTTCTTAAATGGTAGAGTAAAATACCTGATGCAATGGCGACATTTAAAGATTCAGCATTACCGTAAATTGGTATAAAAAGATTTTCTTCTGTCTGTTCAAGTAGCTCTTTGGCAACACCACTTCCCTCATTACCCAAAATAAGTGCAAAACGATCTTGAGCTTCAATTTCTTTGTACGATTTTGCTTTTTCATTTAATGCCGTCCCATAGACAGGAATATTCGCTTGTTTGAGTTGTTCAATCCATTCAGAAAGCTCCCCTCTTACAACAGGTAAGTGAAAAAGAGACCCTTGAGTTGAACGAAGGACCTTACTGTTATAAATATCAACAGTTCCATTCCCTAAAATAACTCCAGATAAGCCAGCACTATCAGCTGTTCGGATAATCGTTCCTAAGTTTCCTGGGTCTTGGATTTGGTCAATTAAAAGATATTTTCCATTCTCCTCTAGTTGCAATGGCTTTCTACCAATAAGTTCACATACTGCAACAATTCCTTGTGGTGTATCCGTTTCACAAATTTCCTTCATGATCTTTTCGTTTACGAGAAACACCTGAACATTATTTAATTCCCAACTAGAAGGAATGCGGAAATTTTCTTCAATATATATTTCATTAATAATCACGTTCCACTTAAGCGCCTCTTCTACTAAGTGCTCTCCTTCAATGATGAAGCTTCCAAGCTTTTCTCTTCCTTTCCGAGAATGCAACTTTTTAGCATTTTTTACTCTTACATTTTTAGGTGATTCAATCCGTTCCATTTTGTACTCCCTTTTCACTCTAGAATGTAGAATGTAAAATAGTAAACCTATACAAAAGATTTGTACTTTACATTATAAATATTTTCGTCCAATTGTTGACATACTATAACAGAACTGCCAAATGGCTCTGATTTATTTTTTATTTTACCATAAAAGGAGTGGCACACAATGGGTTTTAATCTACGTGGTGCAATTTTAGCAAATGTCGCTAATAGCACTGAAAATGATGTAAAAGCAACAATTGACGATGCAATGCAAAGCGGTGAAGAAAAAATGCTTCCGGGCTTAGGTGTACTTTTTGAAGTATACTGGAAGCAAGCGGACGAACAAAGCAGACAGCAAGTAATTTCTTCAATTGCACAAGGTTTACAGAGATAATTATTTTGATAAGAAAAGCGAACCAAACTGGTCCGCTTTTTTTATTTATTTACCATCCTTTATTTTGAACTTCCCTTAATATCTCATGGGCATCCTTCCCCGCAAGCAAAAGTAACTCTTCCAATAATTCATCTCTGATTAAGTCGAGACGTATTATTTCGGTCGCTAACTTAATCGCCTCTTTTTTCATTTCTAACGCCCCCATAGTCTTTTATTAAGGCTGTTTTCGCAAAGTTTGTTGCTTAAAGATACTAAGATATCACATCTAAGTTAGTAGGTATTGCTCTTTTCTGACATAATTTATTGGCGGATATTTTCATCTAGGGTATTTTTCCGATTATTTTAGGGTGAAAAAGCCACAATGTTTACGAAAAGAGCCTTTATTATTATTAAAAGCTATTTTAAAGGAAGATACCAAATCTAACAGTAACATTGTTAGAATTTATTACTTAGTTTTTGATTCGGAAAAATGCAAAAAAAGCGCTAAATAAATAGCGCTTTTTTTCTCTTAATCAAAGGTAATCTTTGCTACCGTATCTTTATCTAATTTTTTAATGACTTCTACAATCAATTTTACAGCATTTTCAAAGTCATCTCTATGAAGAATAGCTGCGTGACTATGAATATAACGTGTTGCAATTGTGATTGCTAATGCTGGCGATCCATTTGCAGTAAGGTGAATCGCACCTGCATCAGTTCCTCCACCGGCAACATAATCAAATTGATAAGGAATTCCAGCTGCGTCAGCAGTATCCGTAACAAAATCACGTAATCCTTTATGAGATACCATAGAAGCATCATACATGATGATTTGTGGTCCGTTACCCATTTTCGCTAATGCTTCCTTGTCTGTCACTCCAGGTGTATCTCCTGCAATACCTACATCAACAGCAAAACCGATGTCTGGTTGAATTAAATTTGCGGATGTACGGGCACCACGAAGGCCAACCTCTTCTTGAACAGTTCCTACCCCATAAACCGTGTTTGGGTGGTCAACATCCTTTAGTTGGCGCAATACTTCAATAGCAATTGCACAACCAATACGGTTATCCCAAGCTTTTGCCATGAGCATTTTTTCATTTTTCATGACAGTAAATTCGCAAACTGGTACAACCGCGTCCCCTGGACGTAAACCAAATTCCATCGCTTCTTCCCTACTAGAAGCACCAATGTCAATAAACATATCTTTAATTTCCACAGGTTTCTTACGAGCTTCAGGAGGCAATATATGGGGCGGTTTTGATCCAATGACACCAGGAACATAGCCGTTTCTAGTCATGATCGTTACACGTTGTGCAAGCATAACCTGCCCCCACCATCCGCCTACAGTTTGAAACCTAACAAATCCTTTATCATCAATACTAGTTACCATAAAACCAATTTCATCTAAATGACCAGCCACCATAATCTTTGGCTCAGCAGCTGTTCCTGTTTTCTTGGCAATTAAGCTTCCAATATTATCTTGAATTACTTCATCAGCAAATGGTTCAATATACTTTTTCATAACATCGCGCGGCTCTTTCTCATTACCAGGTATCCCATTTGCATCTGTTAAATCTTTTAACATTTGTAATGTATTATCCATATGTAAACCCCCTATATAAAATTATGTACCATACATAATTATAGCGATACTCGAAGTAATTCTCAAACAAAAGCATCACTTTCGATCTTTACCTTAGTATCCTTTATCCTGTCGTTCATGGTTCACTTCATTTTTTCCAACATAAGCTGTTTCTATTTCAAGAATTGTAAAATGTAATAAGCTACCTAGGTAGATATATTGTTGAAATAAAATTGATAACTGTTTTTCGCTTTTTGTTTTTCGAAACTGAGAAGTTACTTCAAATAGCGTAGCAAATTGATCTGTTAAACTTACTTTTTCTTGGTTGAATGATTCATCTAATACGTTCGTCGTACTGGTTTCTAGCCCAATCGATAATAAGAAATGAAGGCCATCAACGTACTCCTCTAAAATAACTGCTCTGTCACTAGGAGGCTTTAAACTCCAGTATTTAAAACATCTAGTTTCATTGGCCAATTCAGCCAGTTCAACTTGAAAAGCCAATATTTTTTTATCAATCAGATCTTCGTCCATTAAACCATGTTCTTTTCGAATTCTATCGTCTAATTCTTTTTGCATTTGAAACATTTTCGTTACATTCATTATAAAAATTCCTTTCAACTGTAATTTTGAAACCTTTTATCCTATTTTAACGTAGGTATGGTAGGAGTTGTTTTTTGTGCATTGATCTTAATACGTATATACTAAGAAAAGATATTATATCTAGGGGTGATGACCATGGCTGTTTTTTTGTTCAGAATTTTATTACTAATAGCCGTTTTTATTTTAGCATATAGTGCCATTAAATACTTAGTTAATCCAAAACGGAAGTTAGAACTAGCGCATGAAAAAAAACAGTTTTACTTTTTAGATGATAAACAAAATGTAAGAAAGAACTTCTTAATCACTTATCGCGGAGTCATATTTGAAGGGGAAAAATATTTAGGAACAACCGACAGCGCATTTGAAGTGGTTAATGTACAAGTTTGGGCTAACAATACCGATAAGCTGCAAGGTTTAAATAAAGAAGATTTCTATTTTATAGAGAAGGAAATTCTTTTATCCTACCCTAACTCCCAAATAACTTGGAAAAGCCCGATAAAAGATCTGCTACTGAAGTAATCCTTTTCTATAAAAAGGATAGGTGTATTGAACCTAAGTTCAGTTACAGTTGTTACAAAAAAAAAGCTGTAAATGTCATTCTATTAGACATTTACAGCTTTTTATGAACTCGCCTTAAAGAATTTTTTCCATTGGATACTCGTTTGTTTTTCAAACCCTCTTCTCTTCACGCCAAAAAAGATGATACATAAAAATAACAAGAGAATTCCTGAATAAAACAATGGTAAATCGATGAGTAACTGACCAAAACTAGTAAAGATAATTCCGGGTAATATGACCCCTAAAAATGAGTATTTTGTATATTCCTTAAATGAACTTGTTTGCTCCATAACATACAATGAAAGTAAGTGAAAATGAGCAAATGGAACTAAACGAAGAACCATAATTTGATTCATTGTTAATGGACCATTTTTCAGCATTTTTTGATTCATTTTTGCAAATCTTGAAAGGACATTAGGGAATTTCTGAGCGATAAAATAAAAGATGATACACATTAAAGTTAATCCTATAATAGAAAAAACAGAACCATAGAATACCCCAAATAAGTACCCCCCAACCATACAAACAAAGAGGACCGGAAGAAATAATAAAGGACGAATTAAGTGAAATAAAATAAATAAGATCGGAGCTAGTATTCCACTTTGTTCAATATAGACGGGTATGGCTTCTGATAGGTGTTCAATCATGAGCGCGCCCTCCTCTCTATTAACAAATATGAAAGAAAATTAAAGATAATAACTGATTAGGACAAATTGTATAAAAAAGATAAACGGTACTCCATAACGAAAGGAAAGATGCATCGTTTTATGACGAAAAAGTTTCATTCCAAGATAGATACCTATACTTCCACCAGCAATCGCTAGCATAAATAGGCTATATTCTGAAATACGCCATTGGCCTTTTTTGGCTCTTTGCTTGTCAACATACATAGTAACTATAGAGATAACAGTCATAGAAAAAGCATATGTTAAAAGGACCTTCAGTGCCACTACATTGACCTACTTTCTTAATGAATAATGTAGAATTTAAAAGAGTTAATATACCTTTATAGAGATTAATTTTATATTATACATTATAC
It encodes the following:
- a CDS encoding TrmH family RNA methyltransferase encodes the protein MERIESPKNVRVKNAKKLHSRKGREKLGSFIIEGEHLVEEALKWNVIINEIYIEENFRIPSSWELNNVQVFLVNEKIMKEICETDTPQGIVAVCELIGRKPLQLEENGKYLLIDQIQDPGNLGTIIRTADSAGLSGVILGNGTVDIYNSKVLRSTQGSLFHLPVVRGELSEWIEQLKQANIPVYGTALNEKAKSYKEIEAQDRFALILGNEGSGVAKELLEQTEENLFIPIYGNAESLNVAIASGILLYHLRK
- the sspI gene encoding small acid-soluble spore protein SspI, with the translated sequence MGFNLRGAILANVANSTENDVKATIDDAMQSGEEKMLPGLGVLFEVYWKQADEQSRQQVISSIAQGLQR
- a CDS encoding M42 family metallopeptidase, translating into MDNTLQMLKDLTDANGIPGNEKEPRDVMKKYIEPFADEVIQDNIGSLIAKKTGTAAEPKIMVAGHLDEIGFMVTSIDDKGFVRFQTVGGWWGQVMLAQRVTIMTRNGYVPGVIGSKPPHILPPEARKKPVEIKDMFIDIGASSREEAMEFGLRPGDAVVPVCEFTVMKNEKMLMAKAWDNRIGCAIAIEVLRQLKDVDHPNTVYGVGTVQEEVGLRGARTSANLIQPDIGFAVDVGIAGDTPGVTDKEALAKMGNGPQIIMYDASMVSHKGLRDFVTDTADAAGIPYQFDYVAGGGTDAGAIHLTANGSPALAITIATRYIHSHAAILHRDDFENAVKLIVEVIKKLDKDTVAKITFD
- a CDS encoding dUTP diphosphatase, whose amino-acid sequence is MNVTKMFQMQKELDDRIRKEHGLMDEDLIDKKILAFQVELAELANETRCFKYWSLKPPSDRAVILEEYVDGLHFLLSIGLETSTTNVLDESFNQEKVSLTDQFATLFEVTSQFRKTKSEKQLSILFQQYIYLGSLLHFTILEIETAYVGKNEVNHERQDKGY
- a CDS encoding sigma-w pathway protein ysdB, translating into MAVFLFRILLLIAVFILAYSAIKYLVNPKRKLELAHEKKQFYFLDDKQNVRKNFLITYRGVIFEGEKYLGTTDSAFEVVNVQVWANNTDKLQGLNKEDFYFIEKEILLSYPNSQITWKSPIKDLLLK
- a CDS encoding TVP38/TMEM64 family protein produces the protein MIEHLSEAIPVYIEQSGILAPILFILFHLIRPLLFLPVLFVCMVGGYLFGVFYGSVFSIIGLTLMCIIFYFIAQKFPNVLSRFAKMNQKMLKNGPLTMNQIMVLRLVPFAHFHLLSLYVMEQTSSFKEYTKYSFLGVILPGIIFTSFGQLLIDLPLFYSGILLLFLCIIFFGVKRRGFEKQTSIQWKKFFKASS
- a CDS encoding DUF1294 domain-containing protein, giving the protein MALKVLLTYAFSMTVISIVTMYVDKQRAKKGQWRISEYSLFMLAIAGGSIGIYLGMKLFRHKTMHLSFRYGVPFIFFIQFVLISYYL